From the genome of Lotus japonicus ecotype B-129 chromosome 6, LjGifu_v1.2, one region includes:
- the LOC130723701 gene encoding uncharacterized protein LOC130723701 isoform X5 translates to MLRAPLLPPWIFCSSTVVRLGWVHLCVSVFCDSNARGITTAFPVKCLFCKLHYHIYGSELKCFFRLKCGFELSFNICSLHYISKFSPRVRLHYEKRKVLIPEMKTQQTPAIYPPMLASGLFKQGNPVEKVTLNLLLYRDKPAVAIVMKEKKRDASKRYSNFQLRMGRTCEFRLCIG, encoded by the exons ATGTTACGGGCACCACTGCTTCCGCCTTGGATTTTTTGCTCCTCCACTGTTGTGCGCCTTGGCTGGGTTCATCTGTGTGTTAG TGTGTTCTGTGACAGCAACGCAAGAGGTATCACCACAGCTTTTCCTGTTAAGTGCCTCTTCTGTAAG CTCCACTACCATATATATGGTTCTGAGCTCAAGTGTTTCTTTAGGCTCAAGTGTGGTTTTGAGCTCAGTTTCAACATATGCTCTCTTCACTACATCTCCAAGTTCAGTCCAAGAGTCAGGCTACATTATGAAAAAAGAAAGGTACTAATACCTGAG ATGAAGACTCAACAAACACCAGCAATTTATCCACCCATGTTAGCTTCGGGACTATTTAAGCAAG GAAACCCAGTCGAGAAAGTGACTTTGAATCTGCTACTATACAGAGACAAGCCAGCAGTCGCCATTGtcatgaaagaaaagaaaagggatGCTTCTAAG AGGTACTCAAACTTTCAATTAAGAATGGGAAGAACATGTGAATTTCGCCTCTGCATTGGCTAG
- the LOC130723701 gene encoding uncharacterized protein LOC130723701 isoform X7 yields the protein MVQFQFCRLCYGHHCFRLGFFAPPLLCALAGFICVLVCSVTATQEVSPQLFLLSASSVRLKCGFELSFNICSLHYISKFSPRVRLHYEKRKVLIPEMKTQQTPAIYPPMLASGLFKQGNPVEKVTLNLLLYRDKPAVAIVMKEKKRDASKRYSNFQLRMGRTCEFRLCIG from the exons ATGGTGCAATTTCAGTTCTGTCGCTTATGTTACGGGCACCACTGCTTCCGCCTTGGATTTTTTGCTCCTCCACTGTTGTGCGCCTTGGCTGGGTTCATCTGTGTGTTAG TGTGTTCTGTGACAGCAACGCAAGAGGTATCACCACAGCTTTTCCTGTTAAGTGCCTCTTCTGTAAG GCTCAAGTGTGGTTTTGAGCTCAGTTTCAACATATGCTCTCTTCACTACATCTCCAAGTTCAGTCCAAGAGTCAGGCTACATTATGAAAAAAGAAAGGTACTAATACCTGAG ATGAAGACTCAACAAACACCAGCAATTTATCCACCCATGTTAGCTTCGGGACTATTTAAGCAAG GAAACCCAGTCGAGAAAGTGACTTTGAATCTGCTACTATACAGAGACAAGCCAGCAGTCGCCATTGtcatgaaagaaaagaaaagggatGCTTCTAAG AGGTACTCAAACTTTCAATTAAGAATGGGAAGAACATGTGAATTTCGCCTCTGCATTGGCTAG
- the LOC130723701 gene encoding uncharacterized protein LOC130723701 isoform X1 — MSLLFLFLSSVAYGAISVLSLMLRAPLLPPWIFCSSTVVRLGWVHLCVSVFCDSNARGITTAFPVKCLFCKLHYHIYGSELKCFFRLKCGFELSFNICSLHYISKFSPRVRLHYEKRKVLIPEMKTQQTPAIYPPMLASGLFKQGNPVEKVTLNLLLYRDKPAVAIVMKEKKRDASKRYSNFQLRMGRTCEFRLCIG; from the exons ATGTCccttctcttcctttttctcagTTCTGTCGCTTATGGTGCAATTTCAGTTCTGTCGCTTATGTTACGGGCACCACTGCTTCCGCCTTGGATTTTTTGCTCCTCCACTGTTGTGCGCCTTGGCTGGGTTCATCTGTGTGTTAG TGTGTTCTGTGACAGCAACGCAAGAGGTATCACCACAGCTTTTCCTGTTAAGTGCCTCTTCTGTAAG CTCCACTACCATATATATGGTTCTGAGCTCAAGTGTTTCTTTAGGCTCAAGTGTGGTTTTGAGCTCAGTTTCAACATATGCTCTCTTCACTACATCTCCAAGTTCAGTCCAAGAGTCAGGCTACATTATGAAAAAAGAAAGGTACTAATACCTGAG ATGAAGACTCAACAAACACCAGCAATTTATCCACCCATGTTAGCTTCGGGACTATTTAAGCAAG GAAACCCAGTCGAGAAAGTGACTTTGAATCTGCTACTATACAGAGACAAGCCAGCAGTCGCCATTGtcatgaaagaaaagaaaagggatGCTTCTAAG AGGTACTCAAACTTTCAATTAAGAATGGGAAGAACATGTGAATTTCGCCTCTGCATTGGCTAG
- the LOC130723701 gene encoding uncharacterized protein LOC130723701 isoform X6, with protein MLRAPLLPPWIFCSSTVVRLGWVHLCVSVFCDSNARGITTAFPVKCLFCKLHYHIYGSELKCFFRLKCGFELSFNICSLHYISKFSPRVRLHYEKRKMKTQQTPAIYPPMLASGLFKQGNPVEKVTLNLLLYRDKPAVAIVMKEKKRDASKRYSNFQLRMGRTCEFRLCIG; from the exons ATGTTACGGGCACCACTGCTTCCGCCTTGGATTTTTTGCTCCTCCACTGTTGTGCGCCTTGGCTGGGTTCATCTGTGTGTTAG TGTGTTCTGTGACAGCAACGCAAGAGGTATCACCACAGCTTTTCCTGTTAAGTGCCTCTTCTGTAAG CTCCACTACCATATATATGGTTCTGAGCTCAAGTGTTTCTTTAGGCTCAAGTGTGGTTTTGAGCTCAGTTTCAACATATGCTCTCTTCACTACATCTCCAAGTTCAGTCCAAGAGTCAGGCTACATTATGAAAAAAGAAAG ATGAAGACTCAACAAACACCAGCAATTTATCCACCCATGTTAGCTTCGGGACTATTTAAGCAAG GAAACCCAGTCGAGAAAGTGACTTTGAATCTGCTACTATACAGAGACAAGCCAGCAGTCGCCATTGtcatgaaagaaaagaaaagggatGCTTCTAAG AGGTACTCAAACTTTCAATTAAGAATGGGAAGAACATGTGAATTTCGCCTCTGCATTGGCTAG
- the LOC130723701 gene encoding uncharacterized protein LOC130723701 isoform X3, which produces MVQFQFCRLCYGHHCFRLGFFAPPLLCALAGFICVLVCSVTATQEVSPQLFLLSASSVRCKKCKNMVHKLHYHIYGSELKCFFRLKCGFELSFNICSLHYISKFSPRVRLHYEKRKVLIPEMKTQQTPAIYPPMLASGLFKQGNPVEKVTLNLLLYRDKPAVAIVMKEKKRDASKRYSNFQLRMGRTCEFRLCIG; this is translated from the exons ATGGTGCAATTTCAGTTCTGTCGCTTATGTTACGGGCACCACTGCTTCCGCCTTGGATTTTTTGCTCCTCCACTGTTGTGCGCCTTGGCTGGGTTCATCTGTGTGTTAG TGTGTTCTGTGACAGCAACGCAAGAGGTATCACCACAGCTTTTCCTGTTAAGTGCCTCTTCTGTAAG ATGTAAGAAGTGCAAAAATATGGTCCATAAG CTCCACTACCATATATATGGTTCTGAGCTCAAGTGTTTCTTTAGGCTCAAGTGTGGTTTTGAGCTCAGTTTCAACATATGCTCTCTTCACTACATCTCCAAGTTCAGTCCAAGAGTCAGGCTACATTATGAAAAAAGAAAGGTACTAATACCTGAG ATGAAGACTCAACAAACACCAGCAATTTATCCACCCATGTTAGCTTCGGGACTATTTAAGCAAG GAAACCCAGTCGAGAAAGTGACTTTGAATCTGCTACTATACAGAGACAAGCCAGCAGTCGCCATTGtcatgaaagaaaagaaaagggatGCTTCTAAG AGGTACTCAAACTTTCAATTAAGAATGGGAAGAACATGTGAATTTCGCCTCTGCATTGGCTAG
- the LOC130723701 gene encoding uncharacterized protein LOC130723701 isoform X8: MVQFQFCRLCYGHHCFRLGFFAPPLLCALAGFICVLVCSVTATQEVSPQLFLLSASSVRLKCGFELSFNICSLHYISKFSPRVRLHYEKRKMKTQQTPAIYPPMLASGLFKQGNPVEKVTLNLLLYRDKPAVAIVMKEKKRDASKRYSNFQLRMGRTCEFRLCIG; encoded by the exons ATGGTGCAATTTCAGTTCTGTCGCTTATGTTACGGGCACCACTGCTTCCGCCTTGGATTTTTTGCTCCTCCACTGTTGTGCGCCTTGGCTGGGTTCATCTGTGTGTTAG TGTGTTCTGTGACAGCAACGCAAGAGGTATCACCACAGCTTTTCCTGTTAAGTGCCTCTTCTGTAAG GCTCAAGTGTGGTTTTGAGCTCAGTTTCAACATATGCTCTCTTCACTACATCTCCAAGTTCAGTCCAAGAGTCAGGCTACATTATGAAAAAAGAAAG ATGAAGACTCAACAAACACCAGCAATTTATCCACCCATGTTAGCTTCGGGACTATTTAAGCAAG GAAACCCAGTCGAGAAAGTGACTTTGAATCTGCTACTATACAGAGACAAGCCAGCAGTCGCCATTGtcatgaaagaaaagaaaagggatGCTTCTAAG AGGTACTCAAACTTTCAATTAAGAATGGGAAGAACATGTGAATTTCGCCTCTGCATTGGCTAG
- the LOC130723701 gene encoding uncharacterized protein LOC130723701 isoform X4, with translation MSLLFLFLSSVAYGAISVLSLMLRAPLLPPWIFCSSTVVRLGWVHLCVSVFCDSNARGITTAFPVKCLFCKLHYHIYGSELKCFFRLKCGFELSFNICSLHYISKFSPRVRLHYEKRKMKTQQTPAIYPPMLASGLFKQGNPVEKVTLNLLLYRDKPAVAIVMKEKKRDASKRYSNFQLRMGRTCEFRLCIG, from the exons ATGTCccttctcttcctttttctcagTTCTGTCGCTTATGGTGCAATTTCAGTTCTGTCGCTTATGTTACGGGCACCACTGCTTCCGCCTTGGATTTTTTGCTCCTCCACTGTTGTGCGCCTTGGCTGGGTTCATCTGTGTGTTAG TGTGTTCTGTGACAGCAACGCAAGAGGTATCACCACAGCTTTTCCTGTTAAGTGCCTCTTCTGTAAG CTCCACTACCATATATATGGTTCTGAGCTCAAGTGTTTCTTTAGGCTCAAGTGTGGTTTTGAGCTCAGTTTCAACATATGCTCTCTTCACTACATCTCCAAGTTCAGTCCAAGAGTCAGGCTACATTATGAAAAAAGAAAG ATGAAGACTCAACAAACACCAGCAATTTATCCACCCATGTTAGCTTCGGGACTATTTAAGCAAG GAAACCCAGTCGAGAAAGTGACTTTGAATCTGCTACTATACAGAGACAAGCCAGCAGTCGCCATTGtcatgaaagaaaagaaaagggatGCTTCTAAG AGGTACTCAAACTTTCAATTAAGAATGGGAAGAACATGTGAATTTCGCCTCTGCATTGGCTAG
- the LOC130723701 gene encoding uncharacterized protein LOC130723701 isoform X2, which yields MSLLFLFLSSVAYGAISVLSLMLRAPLLPPWIFCSSTVVRLGWVHLCVSVFCDSNARGITTAFPVKCLFCKLHYHIYGSELKCFFRLKCGFELSFNICSLHYISKFSPRVRLHYEKRKVLIPEMKTQQTPAIYPPMLASGLFKQGNPVEKVTLNLLLYRDKPAVAIVMKEKKRDASKTQTFNQIEVLKLSIKNGKNM from the exons ATGTCccttctcttcctttttctcagTTCTGTCGCTTATGGTGCAATTTCAGTTCTGTCGCTTATGTTACGGGCACCACTGCTTCCGCCTTGGATTTTTTGCTCCTCCACTGTTGTGCGCCTTGGCTGGGTTCATCTGTGTGTTAG TGTGTTCTGTGACAGCAACGCAAGAGGTATCACCACAGCTTTTCCTGTTAAGTGCCTCTTCTGTAAG CTCCACTACCATATATATGGTTCTGAGCTCAAGTGTTTCTTTAGGCTCAAGTGTGGTTTTGAGCTCAGTTTCAACATATGCTCTCTTCACTACATCTCCAAGTTCAGTCCAAGAGTCAGGCTACATTATGAAAAAAGAAAGGTACTAATACCTGAG ATGAAGACTCAACAAACACCAGCAATTTATCCACCCATGTTAGCTTCGGGACTATTTAAGCAAG GAAACCCAGTCGAGAAAGTGACTTTGAATCTGCTACTATACAGAGACAAGCCAGCAGTCGCCATTGtcatgaaagaaaagaaaagggatGCTTCTAAG ACTCAAACTTTCAATCAAATAGAGGTACTCAAACTTTCAATTAAGAATGGGAAGAACATGTGA
- the LOC130725649 gene encoding uncharacterized protein LOC130725649: MGMIVMNVASSGIASLLLPGRRTAHSRFCIPLQTDETTTCNIKQGSLRENLLICAKILWDEAPMLNKNCFQALDRTLRDIMRQEDESNMDKPFGGKVVVLGGDFRQILPVIPKGGRQGIVSVTVNSSDLLKYCKSLKLTKNMRLRTTSSPELATEDLLIMDSENPLLDLVDFAYPNLVQNMKTEKFFEERCILCPTLECVDKVNYFMLDLLPGIPNHKIILKEGALIMLLRNTDQATGLCNGTRLIVADLGTNVIKVTVIT, translated from the exons ATGGGTATGATTGTTATGAATGTTGCTTCAAGTGGTATAGCTTCTTTGTTGTTGCCAGGTCGTAGAACAGCACATTCCAGATTTTGCATTCCATTGCAAACCGATGAAACAACTACTTGCAACATCAAACAAGGTAGTTTAAGGGAAAATTTACTGATCTGTGCCAAGATCTTATGGGATGAAGCTCCTATGTTAAATAAGAATTGTTTTCAGGCACTTGATAGGACTTTGCGCGATATCATGAGACAAGAAGATGAAAGCAACATGGACAAACCATTTGGCGGTAAAGTTGTAGTTCTTGGTGGTGACTTCAGACAAATTCTTCCAGTCATTCCAAAAGGTGGAAGACAAGGCATTGTATCTGTTACAGTAAATTCTTCTGATCTTTTGAAATACTGTAAATCTTTAAAGCTCACTAAAAACATGAGATTACGCACAACAAGTTCACCAGAGCTTGCAACAGAAGATCTTTTGATTATG GATAGTGAAAATCCACTTCTTGACCTGGTTGATTTTGCATATCCCAATTTGGTGCAGAACATGAAGACTGAGAAGTTTTTTGAAGAACGATGCATATTGTGTCCTACATTGGAATGTGTTGATAAGGTTAATTATTTTATGCTTGATTTACTACCAG GAATACCAAATCACAAAATTATATTGAAGGAAGGTGCTCTGATAATGCTATTAAGAAATACAGATCAAGCAAccggtttatgcaatggaacgcGGCTAATAGTGGCTGATCTTGGAACAAATGTTATAAAGGTCACTGTAATAACATGA